One part of the Longimicrobium sp. genome encodes these proteins:
- a CDS encoding glycine zipper domain-containing protein: protein MRVLKIALVMSPLMVIAACGRDEQPTLERDLAWLDSLAAQPAAPVQPVASPLELSALAAHAPAPVKEEAAPAEEEERPVSRPRRSSSRRSSSSVGRRSSSSGTYASAPVRQPRVVEQKHTVRDAAIGAGVGAVAGAVAGGSRHRVRGAVIGGVVGGVAGAVIGNNVDKSRRIEY, encoded by the coding sequence ATGCGTGTCCTGAAAATCGCCCTGGTGATGTCCCCCCTGATGGTCATCGCGGCCTGCGGGCGTGACGAGCAGCCGACCCTGGAGCGCGACCTGGCCTGGCTGGACAGCCTGGCGGCGCAGCCCGCCGCCCCGGTGCAGCCGGTGGCCTCGCCGCTGGAGCTTTCCGCACTGGCCGCGCACGCGCCGGCGCCGGTGAAGGAAGAGGCGGCGCCGGCGGAAGAGGAGGAGAGGCCGGTCTCGCGGCCCCGCCGCTCCTCGAGCCGCCGCTCGTCGTCCTCGGTGGGCCGCCGCTCGAGCTCGAGCGGGACCTACGCCTCGGCGCCGGTCCGGCAGCCGCGGGTGGTGGAGCAGAAGCACACCGTGCGTGACGCGGCGATCGGCGCGGGCGTGGGCGCGGTGGCCGGCGCGGTGGCCGGCGGGAGCCGTCACCGCGTGCGCGGCGCCGTGATCGGCGGCGTGGTGGGCGGCGTGGCGGGCGCCGTGATCGGCAACAACGTCGACAAGAGCCGCCGCATCGAGTACTGA
- a CDS encoding YsnF/AvaK domain-containing protein: protein MRDRDELDRERPLEANGLRGEEERKLTLSEEELELRKRQVSAGEVGVEKRVETEHVRESVPTLREEVTVERRPITDPMQARGEITEDEIRVPLHAEEVVAEKRVVPKEELVVRKHAVQEERVVEADLRREHAEVERMGDVDLRDDAGLRGDGLDRDR, encoded by the coding sequence ATGCGCGACAGGGACGAGCTCGACCGGGAGCGGCCGCTGGAGGCGAACGGGCTGCGCGGCGAGGAGGAGCGGAAGCTGACGCTCTCGGAAGAGGAGCTGGAGCTGCGGAAGCGGCAGGTGTCGGCGGGCGAGGTGGGGGTCGAGAAGCGGGTGGAGACCGAGCACGTGCGCGAGAGCGTCCCCACCCTGCGCGAGGAGGTCACCGTCGAGCGGCGGCCGATCACCGACCCCATGCAGGCGCGGGGGGAGATCACCGAGGACGAGATCCGCGTCCCGCTCCACGCCGAAGAGGTGGTGGCCGAGAAGCGCGTGGTCCCCAAGGAGGAGCTGGTGGTGCGCAAGCACGCCGTCCAGGAGGAGCGCGTGGTGGAGGCCGACCTGCGCCGCGAGCACGCCGAGGTGGAGCGCATGGGCGACGTCGACCTCCGGGACGACGCCGGCCTCCGGGGCGACGGGCTCGACCGCGACCGCTGA
- a CDS encoding sodium:proton antiporter, with translation MTLFEVLAVLITLTALIGFVNERYIGLPPTIGVLLGGLLVSLALVALDELGLTGQGFAAGLLAQIDFDALLMQGLLSFLLFAGALHINLGELLEQKWTILLLATFGTLLSTLLIGGAMYGVLAALGLPIPLAWALLFGALISPTDPIAVLGILKRMNAPRRLEVLIGGESLFNDGVGVVVFTMIAGLALGEGHAEPTAAGAAGLFLREAVGGVAYGLLLGWAAFHLLRRIDNYTVEILITLAVVTGGYALAGRLHTSGPIAVVVAGILVGNPGRRFAMSEVTRGHLDTFWLVVDEALNAVLFVLIGLEVLVLRLTGPFLAAGLAAIPVVLAARAVSVGAPIAALRLRVPFLPYTVRTMTWGGLRGGIAVALALSLPASHARDLVVVMTYAVVVFSILVQGLTVAPLARRATARGVEAPLALDSSGVPVDALVPAPAAEPDADEPAAEGAPLVADAPAGSADLRPS, from the coding sequence ATGACCCTGTTTGAGGTCCTGGCGGTCCTGATCACGCTCACGGCCCTGATCGGGTTCGTCAACGAGCGCTACATCGGCCTGCCGCCCACCATCGGCGTGCTACTGGGCGGGCTGCTGGTGTCGCTGGCGCTGGTGGCGCTGGACGAGCTGGGGCTCACGGGGCAGGGCTTCGCGGCCGGGCTGCTGGCCCAGATCGACTTCGACGCGCTGCTCATGCAGGGGCTGCTGAGCTTCCTGCTCTTCGCCGGGGCGCTGCACATCAACCTGGGCGAGCTGCTGGAGCAGAAGTGGACCATCCTGCTCCTGGCCACCTTCGGCACCCTCCTCTCCACCCTGCTGATCGGCGGGGCGATGTACGGCGTGCTCGCCGCGCTGGGGCTGCCGATCCCGCTGGCCTGGGCGCTCCTTTTCGGCGCGCTGATCTCGCCGACCGACCCGATCGCGGTGCTGGGGATCCTCAAGCGCATGAACGCGCCCAGGCGGCTGGAGGTGCTCATCGGCGGCGAGAGCCTCTTCAACGACGGGGTGGGCGTGGTGGTGTTCACCATGATCGCGGGGCTGGCGCTGGGCGAGGGGCACGCGGAGCCGACCGCGGCGGGCGCGGCGGGGCTCTTCCTGCGCGAGGCGGTGGGCGGCGTGGCGTACGGGCTGCTGCTGGGGTGGGCCGCCTTCCACCTGCTGCGCCGGATCGACAACTACACGGTGGAGATCCTGATCACCCTGGCGGTGGTGACGGGCGGCTACGCGCTGGCGGGGCGGCTGCACACCTCGGGGCCGATCGCCGTGGTGGTGGCGGGGATCCTGGTGGGCAACCCCGGGCGCCGCTTCGCCATGTCGGAGGTGACGCGCGGCCACCTCGACACCTTCTGGCTGGTGGTCGACGAGGCGCTGAACGCCGTGCTCTTCGTGCTGATCGGGCTGGAAGTGCTGGTGCTGCGGCTCACGGGGCCGTTCCTGGCCGCGGGGCTCGCGGCGATCCCCGTGGTGCTGGCGGCGCGCGCGGTGAGCGTGGGCGCCCCGATCGCGGCGCTGCGCCTGCGCGTGCCCTTCCTCCCCTACACGGTGCGCACCATGACGTGGGGCGGCCTGCGCGGGGGGATCGCCGTCGCGCTGGCGCTGTCGCTGCCGGCCTCCCACGCGCGCGACCTGGTCGTGGTGATGACGTACGCGGTGGTGGTCTTCTCGATCCTGGTGCAGGGCCTGACCGTGGCCCCGCTGGCCCGCCGCGCCACCGCCCGCGGCGTGGAGGCGCCCCTGGCGCTGGACTCCTCGGGCGTCCCCGTCGACGCCCTGGTCCCCGCGCCGGCGGCGGAGCCGGACGCGGACGAGCCGGCGGCCGAAGGCGCTCCCCTGGTGGCCGACGCACCCGCCGGGAGCGCCGATCTTCGGCCGTCGTGA
- a CDS encoding PDZ domain-containing protein, with amino-acid sequence MRLSPSVSTLAAALALLLLPAALAAQATPSTPNASRPVGCRGTSSQTSALTMQGVNGQPIVFPDYPLIVDVQPGSPAERAGIRPGDMIVVQDGRDLIGNPPTQPPLAGDTVRYLVRRNDTEIPITVVLGRWDPPEEAPGVTRICRPVGTGSGGD; translated from the coding sequence ATGCGACTCTCACCCTCCGTATCCACCCTCGCGGCGGCCCTCGCGCTCCTCCTGCTGCCCGCGGCGCTGGCCGCGCAGGCGACCCCGTCCACGCCGAACGCTTCACGGCCGGTCGGGTGCCGCGGCACCAGCTCTCAGACGTCCGCGCTCACGATGCAGGGCGTGAACGGACAGCCGATCGTGTTCCCGGACTATCCCTTGATCGTGGACGTCCAGCCGGGCTCGCCGGCGGAGCGGGCCGGCATCAGGCCCGGCGACATGATCGTCGTCCAGGACGGCCGGGATCTCATCGGCAACCCACCGACGCAGCCCCCCCTGGCGGGAGATACGGTTCGCTACCTGGTGCGACGGAACGACACCGAGATCCCGATCACCGTCGTCCTCGGCCGCTGGGACCCGCCGGAGGAGGCGCCCGGGGTGACGCGCATCTGCCGGCCCGTGGGGACCGGCTCCGGGGGAGACTGA
- a CDS encoding cytochrome c oxidase assembly protein, producing the protein MRFHEVRSTLRRGRALLPAALAAGVPGPLAAHPGRPVAPHDLWGAWSWEPGVLISLFVAAWIYSRGVEAVWRRAGAGRGVARAQALAFGGGIAALLVALVSPLDAAGGALFTAHMLQHLLLMAVAAPLLVLGAPQVGLAWGLPRRGRAAAARWWHALGLRALFRGLAHPLAAFALHAGALWAWHLPGAYDAALAHEGVHALEHASFLGTAALFWWVALHPAGRLRRSPGAAVLYAFAMAMASGALGALLAFSEAPWYAAHLQSAAAWGLTPAADQQLAGLVMWIPGGVPYLAAAVWLLLQWLRASERRVRAAEARRALAA; encoded by the coding sequence GTGAGATTCCACGAGGTTCGGTCGACTCTGCGTCGAGGCCGGGCGCTCCTGCCGGCGGCGCTGGCCGCGGGCGTGCCCGGGCCGCTGGCGGCGCACCCGGGGCGGCCGGTGGCGCCGCACGACCTGTGGGGGGCGTGGTCGTGGGAGCCGGGGGTGCTGATCTCGCTCTTCGTGGCCGCGTGGATCTACTCGCGCGGGGTGGAGGCGGTGTGGAGGCGGGCGGGGGCGGGCCGCGGCGTGGCGAGGGCGCAGGCGCTCGCCTTCGGGGGCGGGATCGCGGCGCTGCTGGTGGCGCTGGTGTCGCCGCTGGACGCGGCCGGGGGGGCGCTCTTCACCGCGCACATGCTGCAGCACCTGCTGCTGATGGCGGTGGCGGCGCCGCTGCTGGTGCTGGGGGCGCCGCAGGTGGGGCTCGCCTGGGGGCTGCCGCGGCGGGGGCGGGCCGCGGCCGCCCGGTGGTGGCACGCGCTGGGGCTGCGCGCGCTCTTCCGGGGGCTCGCGCACCCGCTCGCCGCGTTCGCGCTGCACGCGGGGGCGCTGTGGGCGTGGCACCTGCCGGGCGCGTACGACGCGGCGCTGGCGCACGAGGGGGTGCACGCGCTGGAGCACGCGAGCTTCCTGGGGACGGCGGCGCTCTTCTGGTGGGTGGCGCTGCACCCGGCCGGCCGCCTGCGCCGCTCTCCCGGGGCGGCGGTGCTCTACGCGTTCGCGATGGCGATGGCGAGCGGGGCCCTGGGCGCGCTGCTGGCCTTCAGCGAGGCGCCGTGGTACGCGGCGCACCTGCAGTCGGCGGCGGCGTGGGGGCTCACGCCGGCCGCGGACCAGCAGCTCGCGGGGCTGGTGATGTGGATCCCCGGCGGGGTGCCGTACCTGGCGGCGGCCGTGTGGCTGCTGCTGCAGTGGCTGCGCGCCTCGGAGCGCCGCGTGCGCGCGGCGGAGGCGCGGCGCGCGCTGGCGGCGTGA